In one window of Spartinivicinus marinus DNA:
- a CDS encoding LacI family DNA-binding transcriptional regulator produces MTKTSITLPDIAAAAGVSKSTVSLALQDSPKIKPETKRKVLKAAKQLGYVYNRAAANLRRRSSEIIGMVINDLTNPFFAELAVALERSFTDSGYVVMMANTSEDMQQQEKVVRTFAEHGAAGIVICPVFGTSYEQLTSHTMKGLPIVSVMRPIEGNACDFISPDNIAGSQAVTAHLLAQSFTRLAFLGGLDNTSVYESRLAGFKTAVSKAGIAMEACEILPCPPTREAAAKLIMERAKQGPLPEAIVCYSDVVAFGVSFGLDRSGFKAGKDVAVTGFDDIQGCNVFSPSLTSVHIYTDQLAKLASESLINRLKDPERPISNQTVMPKVMIRESSILNK; encoded by the coding sequence GTGACCAAAACAAGTATTACCCTTCCTGATATTGCTGCTGCAGCAGGCGTTTCTAAATCAACGGTTTCGTTAGCGCTACAAGATAGCCCCAAAATAAAACCAGAGACCAAACGAAAAGTGCTCAAGGCTGCCAAACAATTAGGTTATGTGTACAACCGGGCAGCAGCCAACCTACGTCGTCGCTCATCAGAAATTATTGGTATGGTCATCAATGACCTCACTAACCCGTTTTTTGCTGAGCTGGCCGTTGCCCTGGAGCGCAGCTTTACTGACTCAGGCTATGTGGTCATGATGGCCAATACCTCTGAAGACATGCAGCAACAGGAAAAAGTGGTACGCACCTTTGCTGAACATGGTGCAGCTGGCATAGTCATCTGCCCCGTGTTTGGTACGAGTTATGAGCAACTTACCAGCCACACCATGAAAGGCTTACCCATTGTTAGTGTGATGCGTCCAATCGAAGGCAATGCGTGTGACTTCATCAGCCCTGACAATATTGCCGGCAGCCAAGCCGTTACCGCCCATTTACTTGCACAAAGCTTTACACGGCTGGCTTTTCTAGGCGGCTTAGACAACACCTCTGTTTATGAAAGCCGCTTGGCTGGCTTTAAAACCGCAGTGAGTAAAGCAGGTATTGCCATGGAAGCGTGTGAAATATTACCTTGTCCCCCTACCCGAGAAGCAGCCGCCAAACTGATTATGGAGCGAGCCAAACAAGGCCCATTACCTGAAGCCATTGTTTGTTACAGTGATGTTGTTGCATTTGGGGTTTCCTTTGGCTTAGACCGCTCTGGGTTTAAGGCAGGCAAAGACGTTGCTGTTACTGGTTTTGATGATATCCAAGGCTGCAATGTCTTTAGCCCCTCCTTAACCAGCGTCCATATTTATACAGACCAATTAGCCAAATTAGCCTCCGAGAGCTTAATTAACCGTTTAAAAGACCCAGAGCGCCCTATTTCCAACCAAACCGTAATGCCGAAAGTTATGATAAGGGAGTCATCGATACTTAATAAATAA
- a CDS encoding GMC family oxidoreductase, giving the protein MYDYIITGGGPAGCVLANRLTANPDISVLLLESGNTDYHPLIHMPAGFAKLTGETATWGYSTVPQQHLNNREMWYPQGRVLGGGSSINAQVYTRGHPSDYDEWAAEEGCEGWSFDEVLPYFRKAEDNIRLVNRFHGVGGPLQVSDPVPHPLTNTFVRAAQEAGFPFSADFNGAVQEGFGYYQLTNRAGKRCSAAAAYIKPVLKRSNLTIITKATVKKILIENDRAVGVQYVQRGSNQLFSVRAQQEVLVTSGAVGSPKLLLLSGIGPANHLKNVGVDVVHDLPGVGENFHDHMDVFVVSECSGDYSFDRYKPWYMNLWAGLQYLLFKTGPVASNLCDGGGFWYADKASRSPDIQFHFLPGSGLEHGLKQIRNGVTLNSALLRPKSRGTVRLRSATFTDTPLIDPNYWAEEYDRRLSVEGFKLARDIMAQPAFRPFIKGEVMPGADAKTDQQIMEYAKQFSKTDYHPVGACKMGAVNDEWSVVGPDLRVRGIDGLRVMDSSVMPRVVSANTNAATIMIAEKGAALILKAK; this is encoded by the coding sequence ATGTACGATTACATAATTACGGGTGGAGGACCGGCGGGTTGTGTACTGGCTAATCGGTTAACCGCCAATCCTGATATTTCGGTATTACTACTAGAATCTGGTAATACGGATTATCACCCTTTAATACATATGCCTGCTGGGTTTGCCAAACTCACGGGGGAAACTGCCACGTGGGGGTATTCTACGGTGCCTCAGCAACATCTGAATAACCGTGAAATGTGGTATCCCCAAGGTCGGGTGCTAGGTGGGGGCAGTTCGATTAATGCCCAGGTGTATACCCGTGGCCATCCTAGTGATTACGATGAATGGGCTGCTGAAGAGGGCTGTGAGGGTTGGTCTTTTGATGAAGTGCTGCCGTATTTTCGGAAGGCCGAAGATAATATTCGTTTGGTTAACCGATTTCATGGCGTCGGTGGGCCGTTACAAGTGTCTGATCCAGTCCCTCATCCATTAACCAACACGTTTGTACGGGCTGCGCAGGAAGCAGGGTTTCCCTTTTCAGCTGATTTTAATGGCGCGGTACAGGAAGGCTTTGGCTATTATCAGCTAACGAATCGAGCAGGCAAACGCTGTAGTGCCGCTGCCGCTTATATAAAGCCTGTATTAAAGCGATCGAACCTCACCATTATTACCAAAGCGACCGTTAAGAAAATACTCATAGAAAATGATCGGGCTGTAGGGGTTCAGTATGTTCAGCGGGGTAGTAATCAGCTGTTTTCTGTCAGGGCCCAGCAGGAAGTGTTAGTGACTTCAGGGGCTGTAGGCTCACCCAAACTATTGTTGTTATCCGGTATTGGCCCTGCGAATCATTTAAAAAATGTCGGCGTGGATGTTGTGCATGACTTGCCAGGAGTGGGTGAGAATTTTCATGATCATATGGATGTGTTTGTGGTCAGTGAGTGTAGTGGTGATTACAGCTTTGATCGCTATAAACCCTGGTATATGAACCTGTGGGCTGGGCTGCAATATTTACTGTTTAAAACTGGGCCAGTGGCTTCGAATTTATGTGATGGCGGCGGGTTTTGGTATGCAGATAAAGCGTCACGGTCGCCGGATATTCAGTTTCACTTTTTGCCCGGTTCAGGGTTAGAGCATGGGTTAAAACAAATTCGTAATGGGGTTACTTTAAACTCAGCATTATTACGTCCAAAAAGTCGGGGTACGGTGCGGTTACGTTCTGCAACTTTTACAGATACACCACTCATTGATCCTAATTATTGGGCAGAAGAATACGACAGAAGGTTGTCTGTTGAAGGCTTTAAATTGGCTAGGGACATTATGGCGCAACCAGCATTTAGACCATTTATAAAAGGTGAGGTAATGCCAGGGGCTGATGCGAAAACCGATCAGCAAATTATGGAATATGCCAAGCAATTTTCAAAAACCGATTATCACCCTGTAGGGGCTTGTAAAATGGGGGCAGTAAACGACGAGTGGAGTGTCGTGGGACCAGATTTACGGGTGAGAGGGATAGATGGACTGCGGGTTATGGATTCCTCGGTAATGCCGCGGGTAGTCAGTGCCAATACTAATGCAGCAACGATTATGATTGCAGAAAAAGGCGCAGCGTTAATATTGAAGGCTAAGTAA
- a CDS encoding 3-ketoacyl-ACP reductase yields MKMTKQPVALVTGGRQGIGQAIVEYLAKAGFAVAFTARNASDRCEALIAACEAVGSRARYFPSDLADLNSHHDLLEGVINWGGGLDCLVNNAGISSLRRGDLLELTTESFDRVMGVNVRGTLFLSQAVAKWMLEASSEFYRSIISISSVSALMASPERADYCMSKAALAMLNKALALRLGSDNIGVFELRPGIIKTGMTAGVASRYDQRIADGLVPAQRWGVPDDIGRAVVPFARGEMAFASGSAIELDGGLSINRL; encoded by the coding sequence ATGAAAATGACAAAGCAGCCTGTGGCGTTAGTAACGGGTGGCCGCCAGGGGATTGGTCAAGCCATTGTTGAGTATTTAGCAAAGGCTGGATTTGCCGTGGCGTTTACGGCGCGTAATGCCAGTGATCGCTGTGAAGCGTTGATTGCTGCTTGCGAAGCGGTAGGCAGCCGAGCACGCTATTTTCCCAGTGATCTTGCGGACTTGAATAGTCACCATGATTTATTAGAAGGGGTCATTAACTGGGGAGGAGGGCTAGATTGTCTGGTAAACAATGCAGGTATTAGCTCGCTCCGTCGGGGTGATTTACTGGAGTTAACGACGGAGTCATTTGATCGGGTCATGGGGGTTAATGTGCGGGGTACGTTGTTTTTATCTCAAGCAGTTGCTAAGTGGATGTTGGAAGCCTCTAGTGAGTTTTACCGTTCGATTATCAGTATTTCATCAGTTAGTGCACTAATGGCATCACCAGAGCGAGCGGATTACTGTATGTCTAAGGCGGCGTTAGCGATGCTGAATAAAGCCCTGGCATTGAGGTTAGGCAGTGACAATATTGGCGTTTTTGAGCTGCGGCCAGGCATTATTAAAACCGGTATGACAGCGGGCGTTGCGAGCCGCTATGACCAACGAATAGCGGATGGTTTGGTGCCTGCACAGCGTTGGGGAGTGCCGGATGATATTGGCCGGGCGGTGGTGCCATTTGCTAGGGGGGAGATGGCATTTGCCAGTGGGAGTGCCATTGAATTAGATGGTGGGTTATCCATCAACAGACTGTAG
- a CDS encoding GMC oxidoreductase codes for MKKAGLSEKHYDLIVIGSGMGGATLLNQLADTGLNILLIERGTPLIHSTQARDSQAIFVEEVYRPNEQWLDGAGKPFNPGNYYNVGGNSKFYGGVMLRFRQEDFGELVFDEGISPAWPFAYETLAPYYQQAEALYQVKGVTGQDSCEPPGVKGYVGAAIPDEPTIAKLRSQLEHVGAKPFSLPLAIDIDAWLALGQTPWDAFPGTNPGKLDAESAALQSILDHPNISLLTNTTVTRLHTEANGKQIKSVEVCQGGVHKHFSARLFVLAAGAVNSAAILLRSADQQFPEGLANRSGQVGRNFMNHNCTALMAVNPLETNHSVYQKTLGINDFYLSDGNGSQPLGNIQLLGKIDGTMLKAQLPRMPKAALDWLARHSVDWYVMSEDLPQSNSQVRVSSNGQIILDWQQSNLSAHQQLVKKTKQLMRAVGFPIVLTKAFDRRTPSHQCGTVRMGNDPATAPLDPYCRAYDHDNLFVVDASFFPSSAAVNPALTIAAQAIRVAEHIKLTEIH; via the coding sequence ATGAAAAAAGCAGGCTTATCAGAAAAGCATTATGACCTCATTGTTATTGGCTCCGGAATGGGTGGTGCGACCTTATTAAATCAGCTTGCAGACACAGGCTTAAACATTCTGTTAATTGAGCGGGGTACGCCCTTAATTCACTCAACTCAGGCCCGTGATAGTCAGGCAATATTTGTTGAGGAGGTGTATCGACCTAATGAACAATGGTTGGATGGTGCTGGTAAACCCTTTAACCCCGGTAATTATTACAATGTTGGCGGAAACTCTAAGTTTTATGGGGGCGTTATGCTGCGCTTTCGTCAGGAGGATTTTGGCGAGCTGGTATTTGATGAAGGGATTTCGCCCGCTTGGCCCTTTGCTTACGAAACGCTGGCGCCTTACTACCAACAGGCTGAAGCGCTGTATCAAGTCAAAGGGGTGACAGGGCAAGACAGTTGTGAACCACCGGGTGTAAAAGGCTATGTCGGGGCGGCTATTCCAGATGAGCCAACCATTGCCAAGCTGCGCAGTCAGCTTGAACACGTTGGTGCTAAGCCATTCAGTTTGCCGTTAGCCATTGATATTGATGCTTGGTTGGCGTTGGGGCAAACCCCTTGGGATGCCTTTCCTGGCACTAATCCAGGCAAGCTGGATGCAGAATCTGCCGCATTACAATCGATATTAGACCATCCTAACATTAGTCTGCTGACTAATACGACCGTAACCAGGCTGCATACCGAGGCTAATGGTAAGCAAATCAAATCTGTTGAGGTGTGCCAGGGGGGAGTGCATAAACATTTCTCTGCCCGGTTGTTTGTGTTGGCCGCTGGTGCGGTAAATTCAGCGGCTATTTTATTGCGTTCTGCTGATCAACAGTTTCCAGAGGGGTTGGCCAATCGCTCTGGTCAAGTAGGGCGCAATTTTATGAATCATAATTGCACAGCTTTAATGGCTGTTAATCCGCTGGAGACCAATCATTCTGTCTATCAAAAAACCCTAGGTATCAATGATTTTTACTTATCTGATGGTAATGGCAGCCAGCCGCTGGGGAATATTCAGTTGCTGGGCAAAATTGATGGAACCATGTTGAAAGCCCAGTTGCCTCGTATGCCGAAAGCCGCTTTGGATTGGCTCGCGCGCCACTCTGTGGACTGGTATGTGATGAGTGAGGATTTGCCTCAATCGAATAGCCAAGTACGGGTGAGTAGTAACGGTCAAATTATATTGGACTGGCAGCAAAGCAATCTTTCTGCTCACCAGCAGTTAGTGAAAAAAACCAAACAATTAATGCGAGCGGTGGGGTTCCCCATTGTATTAACCAAAGCCTTTGATCGACGTACTCCTTCCCATCAATGTGGCACGGTTCGAATGGGCAATGATCCGGCCACTGCACCTTTAGATCCCTATTGTCGAGCCTATGACCATGACAATTTGTTTGTGGTAGATGCCTCTTTTTTCCCTAGCTCTGCTGCCGTGAATCCGGCGTTGACTATTGCGGCTCAGGCTATTCGAGTGGCTGAGCATATTAAGCTGACGGAGATACACTGA
- a CDS encoding carbohydrate ABC transporter permease — MSNNSQQHGLKTARLWRALIYSVLIIMAVIYLAPLFVMVVTSFKSLDEVRTGNMMALPLEITFEPWLKAWQSACLGLDCGGINGYFWNSLKMVVPAVLISTFLGALNGYVLTKWRFKGHQIIFGLMLFACFIPFQIVLLPMSQVLGWLGLANSTSGLVLVHVIYGLGFTTLFFRNFYEAFPNELIRAAVMDGAGFFKIFRYILLPNSAPIIVVTIIWQFTNIWNDFIFGASFASGEAAPMTVALNNLVNSSTGVKEYNVHMAAAIIAALPTLLVYVVGGRYFVRGLMAGSVKG, encoded by the coding sequence ATGAGCAATAACTCCCAGCAACATGGTTTAAAAACAGCCCGCTTGTGGCGTGCATTAATTTACAGTGTGCTGATTATCATGGCAGTTATTTATTTAGCACCATTGTTTGTCATGGTAGTCACGTCGTTTAAATCGTTGGATGAAGTACGTACTGGCAATATGATGGCGTTGCCTTTGGAGATTACCTTTGAACCTTGGTTGAAAGCCTGGCAGTCTGCCTGTTTAGGTTTAGACTGTGGTGGTATCAACGGTTATTTCTGGAATAGCCTCAAAATGGTGGTGCCTGCTGTACTCATCTCAACTTTTTTAGGTGCATTAAATGGTTATGTTTTAACTAAATGGCGTTTCAAAGGGCACCAGATTATTTTTGGCTTGATGTTATTTGCCTGTTTTATTCCTTTTCAAATTGTGTTGTTGCCGATGTCTCAGGTATTGGGTTGGTTAGGTTTGGCGAATAGTACTTCAGGTTTAGTGCTTGTGCATGTCATATACGGCCTGGGCTTTACAACGTTATTTTTTCGCAATTTCTATGAGGCATTCCCCAACGAATTAATTCGTGCTGCGGTCATGGATGGAGCAGGCTTTTTTAAGATTTTTCGTTATATTTTATTACCTAACTCAGCCCCTATTATTGTGGTAACTATTATTTGGCAGTTTACCAATATTTGGAATGATTTTATTTTTGGGGCTTCATTTGCTTCTGGTGAAGCAGCACCAATGACGGTGGCATTGAATAATTTGGTCAATAGTTCCACTGGGGTAAAAGAGTATAACGTCCATATGGCGGCAGCGATTATTGCTGCACTCCCGACATTACTCGTGTATGTGGTAGGTGGACGTTACTTTGTTCGAGGTTTGATGGCCGGTTCAGTAAAAGGATAA
- a CDS encoding carbohydrate ABC transporter permease gives MKNSSNPKPADKAIAWLQTQLPKLVLAPSFSIILLFVYGFIIWTVYLSFSASRMLPNYEWVGTEQWERLWNTLTWQTALDNLLIFGVLYIVLCLAIGLLLAILLDQKIRLEGGLRTLYLYPMALSFIVTGTAWKWFLNPGLGLERTMQEWGFESFEFNWLIDPDMAIYTVVIAGVWQASGFVMAMFLAGLRGIDNEILHAAQIDGAPTWKIYTRIIIPQLGPVFMSALIVLVHLAIKSFDLVIALTGGGPGNATALPATFMYSYSFTRNQIGVGASSAVFMLITVAAIIVPYLYSELKGSKK, from the coding sequence ATGAAAAATTCAAGCAACCCCAAACCTGCTGATAAAGCCATTGCCTGGCTACAAACACAGCTGCCAAAATTGGTATTAGCACCGTCTTTTAGCATCATACTGCTCTTTGTGTATGGCTTTATCATTTGGACGGTTTATTTATCTTTCAGCGCTTCCCGCATGTTACCCAATTATGAGTGGGTTGGGACTGAGCAATGGGAACGGCTTTGGAATACCCTGACCTGGCAAACAGCTCTGGATAATTTATTGATTTTTGGAGTTTTATATATTGTTTTATGCTTGGCGATTGGGTTGTTGCTGGCCATTTTATTAGATCAAAAAATCCGTTTAGAAGGTGGGTTACGTACACTGTATTTATACCCGATGGCGCTTAGTTTTATTGTCACTGGTACGGCTTGGAAATGGTTTTTAAACCCGGGGTTGGGGTTAGAACGCACTATGCAAGAGTGGGGTTTTGAAAGCTTCGAATTTAACTGGTTAATTGATCCTGATATGGCTATTTATACGGTCGTCATCGCAGGGGTATGGCAAGCATCGGGATTTGTTATGGCCATGTTTTTAGCAGGGCTGAGGGGAATTGATAATGAAATTTTGCATGCCGCGCAGATTGATGGAGCGCCTACTTGGAAAATATACACACGCATTATTATCCCACAGTTAGGGCCGGTTTTTATGAGTGCACTGATTGTGTTGGTGCATTTAGCCATTAAAAGTTTTGATTTGGTAATAGCGTTAACAGGAGGTGGGCCTGGTAATGCTACTGCTTTACCTGCGACTTTTATGTATTCCTATTCGTTTACCCGCAACCAAATTGGCGTAGGGGCCAGTAGTGCAGTATTCATGTTGATTACGGTCGCAGCGATTATCGTGCCTTATTTATATTCAGAATTAAAAGGGAGCAAAAAATGA
- a CDS encoding ABC transporter substrate-binding protein, producing the protein MKIMTKKTISGLALSVALISGAQAADVEVMHWWTSGGEAKALGELKQSLAKQGVGWKDTPVAGGGGSNAMTVLRARVLSGQSPTAVQMLGFDIQDWGDQGVVANLNQVAKQEGWDKVVPSALQQFSKYQGKWISVPVNVHSTNWVWGNKAVLDKIGVGVPKNWNDLILAMKKAKKAGYVALAHGGQAWQDATVFDGVVLATGGVDFYRKALIELDPTALSSDTMKRVFDRMAQLRGFVDKNYPGRDWNLASAMVIKGKAAFQMMGDWAKGEFLSAGKQPGKDFVCFRTPGSQGAITFNADQFTMFKVDKAHQQAQQQMAKAVLSLEFQIIFNKVKGSVPARTDISGERFDDCGKKAIADLKEAVNKNSLVGSLAHGHAAPAAIKSAFYDVITAHFNGEFSSEEAVKALVSSVKNAS; encoded by the coding sequence ATGAAAATAATGACTAAAAAAACAATCAGTGGATTAGCGTTATCAGTAGCTTTAATCAGTGGTGCTCAGGCGGCCGATGTGGAAGTGATGCACTGGTGGACTTCAGGAGGTGAAGCGAAGGCGCTGGGTGAGCTAAAACAGTCTTTGGCTAAACAAGGCGTTGGCTGGAAAGATACACCAGTCGCTGGCGGTGGTGGTAGTAATGCCATGACCGTATTACGGGCTCGGGTATTATCAGGGCAGTCGCCGACTGCGGTGCAAATGCTTGGGTTTGATATCCAAGACTGGGGTGATCAAGGTGTGGTGGCTAATTTAAATCAAGTAGCCAAACAAGAAGGCTGGGATAAAGTGGTTCCCAGTGCATTACAGCAGTTTTCGAAATATCAGGGGAAATGGATTTCAGTGCCAGTAAATGTTCATTCGACTAACTGGGTGTGGGGGAATAAGGCGGTACTGGACAAAATTGGCGTTGGTGTGCCTAAAAATTGGAACGATCTAATTTTGGCGATGAAAAAGGCTAAAAAAGCTGGCTATGTGGCGTTAGCTCATGGTGGTCAAGCATGGCAGGATGCCACAGTATTTGATGGTGTGGTATTGGCGACAGGTGGAGTCGATTTTTATCGAAAAGCATTAATTGAGCTTGATCCTACAGCACTCAGCTCAGACACCATGAAACGGGTTTTCGATCGTATGGCCCAGTTACGGGGTTTTGTGGATAAAAATTACCCTGGCCGAGATTGGAATTTAGCATCAGCCATGGTGATTAAGGGTAAAGCGGCTTTTCAAATGATGGGGGATTGGGCCAAAGGCGAGTTTCTGAGTGCAGGCAAGCAACCGGGTAAAGATTTTGTTTGTTTTAGAACGCCCGGTAGTCAAGGTGCAATCACCTTTAATGCTGATCAATTTACCATGTTCAAAGTGGATAAAGCCCACCAGCAGGCTCAACAACAAATGGCAAAAGCAGTGCTTTCACTAGAGTTTCAAATTATTTTTAATAAAGTCAAAGGTTCTGTACCTGCTAGAACGGATATTTCGGGTGAGCGTTTTGACGATTGTGGAAAAAAAGCCATTGCTGATTTAAAAGAAGCCGTTAATAAAAACAGTTTAGTAGGAAGCTTAGCCCATGGACATGCAGCACCAGCAGCAATAAAAAGTGCTTTTTATGATGTGATTACTGCCCATTTTAATGGAGAGTTTTCTTCGGAAGAAGCAGTTAAGGCACTGGTTTCATCCGTTAAAAATGCCTCTTAA
- a CDS encoding aldehyde dehydrogenase family protein produces the protein MTDQQSFNQSSNERLSQLSAVNWVEGNRVVDIPTEPFKGQLLINGKWQASSDGSQLSRVSPAYDLVVAEYAKASVVDAEAAIQAARHAFDQGSWSTISGAERAKLLNQVADQMMARQQELAVLEVLESGKPIRQARDEVAWAAELWRYAAVSARSLHGDSHNQLGQDMLAMVLREPIGVVSIITPWNFPLLIVSQKLPFALAAGCTCVVKPSELTSATTLVLGEILQAVGLPAGVVNMVVGEGPEIGPTLTTHPMVDMVSFTGSTGVGKAISAAAAGTLKKVSLELGGKNPQIIFPDCDWEAAVDAVVFGIYFNAGECCNSGSRILVHESIADAFTKAVIAKSRQVPVGDPLCEATKVGAIISADHLQKVTDYVQGAEQAGATVSLGGQTQGTGGFYMAPTVLTDVTPEMAVANEEIFGPVLSVLTFSDLEEAIETANNCLFGLSAGVWSANIDNCLAIGRRVKAGTVWLNTWMSGYPELPFGGYKESGQGRELGKYGIEEFTELKTIQMHMGPRTSWWLPR, from the coding sequence ATGACTGATCAGCAATCATTCAACCAATCATCTAATGAGAGATTAAGTCAGCTGTCAGCAGTCAACTGGGTTGAGGGAAACCGAGTGGTGGACATCCCCACTGAGCCATTTAAAGGTCAATTATTGATTAATGGTAAATGGCAAGCCTCATCTGATGGCAGTCAGTTGAGTAGGGTAAGCCCTGCTTATGATTTAGTGGTTGCTGAGTATGCCAAAGCCTCAGTGGTGGATGCGGAAGCCGCTATTCAAGCGGCTCGACACGCCTTTGACCAAGGTTCATGGTCAACTATTTCTGGGGCTGAGCGGGCTAAATTACTGAATCAAGTCGCTGACCAGATGATGGCTCGGCAACAAGAGTTGGCTGTCTTAGAGGTGTTGGAATCAGGCAAACCCATTCGTCAGGCAAGAGATGAAGTGGCATGGGCTGCCGAACTTTGGCGTTATGCAGCGGTTTCAGCGAGAAGTCTGCATGGTGACAGTCACAATCAACTGGGCCAGGACATGCTAGCCATGGTGCTTCGTGAACCGATCGGGGTAGTGAGCATCATTACTCCCTGGAATTTTCCCCTGTTAATTGTCAGTCAGAAGTTACCATTTGCGTTGGCGGCGGGTTGTACTTGTGTGGTTAAACCCAGTGAGCTGACCTCGGCAACGACGTTAGTGTTAGGTGAGATTCTGCAAGCAGTCGGTCTGCCCGCAGGGGTAGTGAATATGGTTGTAGGAGAGGGCCCTGAAATAGGCCCAACTTTAACCACCCACCCAATGGTAGATATGGTCTCATTTACCGGTTCAACAGGAGTGGGCAAAGCAATTAGTGCGGCAGCAGCAGGCACACTGAAAAAGGTGTCGCTGGAGCTGGGGGGGAAAAACCCACAGATAATCTTCCCCGACTGTGACTGGGAAGCAGCGGTGGATGCTGTGGTATTTGGGATTTACTTCAATGCGGGGGAGTGTTGTAACAGTGGCTCTCGTATTTTGGTCCATGAATCTATAGCTGATGCATTTACCAAAGCAGTTATTGCTAAAAGCCGGCAGGTACCAGTGGGCGATCCTTTATGTGAAGCAACTAAGGTAGGGGCGATTATTTCAGCTGACCATTTACAAAAAGTCACTGATTATGTTCAAGGCGCTGAACAAGCGGGTGCCACAGTTAGCTTAGGTGGGCAAACCCAAGGCACGGGTGGTTTCTATATGGCACCCACTGTATTGACGGATGTAACCCCGGAGATGGCCGTAGCCAATGAAGAAATCTTTGGCCCGGTATTATCTGTACTGACCTTTAGTGATCTGGAAGAGGCTATTGAGACTGCCAATAACTGCTTATTTGGTTTATCCGCTGGGGTATGGAGCGCCAATATTGATAATTGTCTGGCTATTGGTCGTCGAGTGAAAGCAGGTACGGTTTGGCTGAATACCTGGATGAGTGGTTATCCAGAACTGCCGTTTGGTGGTTATAAGGAGAGTGGGCAAGGACGGGAGTTAGGTAAATATGGGATAGAGGAGTTTACCGAGTTGAAAACGATTCAAATGCATATGGGGCCAAGAACCAGTTGGTGGTTACCGAGGTAG
- a CDS encoding enoyl-CoA hydratase/isomerase family protein, translated as MKRTIGMNGQVRLVKQAFLAEIIIDRPDKLNALSVEMLEALQQCIQAIEADKNCRVVILHTTGHRAFCVGADINAWAEYSPLDMWRTWVKRGHRIFDGLAQLPQPVIAVIQGPALGGGLELALAADIRIAETTARFGLPEASIATCPGWSGSQRLNRLINPSLMKEMLFTGRQLSSERAYQLGLINEVAANGAGLASARQMAAEIIQRAPISVQLAKQLVDAGLGDNTAMILEAMAGSLAAHTQDAQEGIAAFRSKRQPEFKGE; from the coding sequence ATGAAAAGGACAATCGGCATGAATGGCCAAGTGCGATTGGTTAAACAAGCATTTTTAGCTGAAATCATAATCGATCGCCCTGACAAGCTGAATGCGCTCAGTGTTGAAATGCTGGAGGCATTACAGCAGTGCATTCAAGCCATTGAGGCGGATAAAAACTGTCGGGTGGTTATTCTCCATACAACAGGACATCGTGCGTTTTGTGTGGGAGCAGACATCAATGCCTGGGCGGAATATTCACCGCTGGATATGTGGCGAACCTGGGTAAAACGGGGGCATCGTATCTTTGATGGTTTAGCACAATTACCCCAGCCAGTGATTGCTGTCATTCAAGGCCCAGCGTTAGGGGGAGGTTTGGAGTTAGCCCTCGCTGCCGATATCCGGATTGCTGAAACAACCGCCCGTTTTGGACTGCCTGAAGCCAGTATTGCGACTTGCCCAGGTTGGTCGGGTTCGCAGCGTTTAAATCGATTGATCAATCCAAGCCTGATGAAAGAAATGCTTTTTACCGGGCGCCAGCTAAGTAGCGAGCGAGCCTATCAACTTGGGCTGATCAATGAAGTGGCTGCCAATGGAGCAGGTTTAGCCAGCGCGAGACAAATGGCCGCTGAGATTATCCAGCGAGCCCCCATTTCAGTTCAGCTGGCTAAACAGTTAGTCGATGCTGGGCTGGGTGATAACACAGCGATGATCTTAGAAGCCATGGCAGGAAGCTTGGCGGCTCATACCCAAGATGCTCAAGAAGGCATTGCTGCATTTAGAAGCAAGCGACAACCGGAATTCAAAGGGGAGTAG